A region of Methanosphaera sp. WGK6 DNA encodes the following proteins:
- a CDS encoding asparagine synthetase B, with amino-acid sequence MCSIVGINGQNVKTQLLEMMSVLSHRGPDGQGIYSVNKIYLNDDIYDAIDSNFMLGHNLLSIVGINELQPLFSNNLVLISNAELYNYEILINQYDINDLRTGSDCEVILKIIEYNYKGNLKEAVLKSINLFDGDYAFCITDGSDYIVIRDDVGVKPIYYAINDNCFAFASEQKALKKIGLTNVRNLKPTCMIFNDEIIEIRKEKVHGNYFKDYETAKNTLKKVIKESVSKRVHKLDNVALLFSAGVDSTLIAILLKQLGVNVTLYTIGTENSQDLKYAKKVAKDIDLPLKTRIINKDIIEESFCPTIKTIEDTNLMKIGVGMIIKLTSQLAREDNHKVILSGQGADELFAGYNRYKRKYNQPKELLIELDHDLNNIYDVNLERDDKATMSNSVELRVPFLDKNVIDTALKMPIDYLLDSEDDSIRKHILRDVAYELGVPKEIAYRPKKAAQYGTGIDKIIKKKIIKKEPYNEILN; translated from the coding sequence ATGTGTTCAATAGTAGGAATTAACGGACAAAATGTTAAAACTCAATTACTAGAAATGATGAGTGTTTTATCTCATAGAGGGCCTGATGGACAAGGAATTTATTCAGTTAATAAAATTTATTTAAATGATGATATATATGATGCAATTGATTCAAATTTTATGTTAGGTCATAATTTATTATCAATAGTAGGAATAAATGAATTGCAACCCTTATTTTCAAATAATTTAGTTTTAATTTCAAATGCAGAATTATATAATTATGAAATATTAATTAACCAATATGATATTAATGATTTAAGAACAGGATCTGATTGTGAAGTAATTTTGAAAATTATTGAATATAATTATAAAGGTAATCTTAAAGAAGCTGTTTTAAAATCAATAAATTTATTTGACGGAGATTATGCTTTCTGTATAACTGATGGTTCTGATTATATTGTTATACGTGATGATGTTGGTGTTAAACCTATCTATTATGCAATAAATGATAATTGTTTTGCTTTTGCTTCAGAACAAAAGGCATTAAAAAAGATAGGTTTGACAAATGTAAGAAATTTAAAACCAACATGTATGATATTCAATGATGAAATTATAGAAATAAGAAAAGAAAAAGTACATGGCAATTATTTTAAAGATTATGAAACTGCAAAAAATACTCTTAAAAAAGTAATAAAAGAATCAGTTTCAAAAAGAGTACATAAATTAGATAATGTAGCATTATTATTTTCAGCAGGAGTTGATAGTACTCTTATTGCAATTTTACTTAAACAATTAGGAGTTAACGTTACATTATATACTATAGGAACTGAAAATAGTCAAGATTTAAAATATGCTAAAAAAGTTGCAAAGGATATAGATTTACCTCTCAAAACAAGAATAATTAATAAGGATATTATTGAAGAATCATTTTGTCCTACAATAAAAACAATAGAAGATACAAATCTTATGAAAATAGGAGTGGGAATGATAATTAAATTAACATCCCAATTAGCAAGAGAAGATAATCATAAAGTAATTTTATCAGGTCAAGGAGCAGATGAATTATTTGCAGGATATAATAGATATAAAAGGAAATATAATCAACCAAAAGAACTCCTCATTGAATTAGATCATGATTTGAATAATATTTATGATGTTAATTTAGAACGTGATGATAAAGCTACTATGAGTAATTCAGTAGAATTAAGAGTACCATTTCTTGATAAAAATGTAATTGACACGGCATTAAAAATGCCAATAGACTACCTACTTGATTCTGAAGATGATAGTATAAGAAAACATATACTTAGAGATGTAGCTTATGAATTAGGAGTACCCAAAGAAATAGCATACAGACCCAAAAAGGCAGCACAATATGGAACAGGTATTGATAAAATAATAAAAAAGAAAATAATAAAAAAAGAACCATATAATGAAATCTTAAACTAA
- a CDS encoding DUF5379 family protein has product MDEVTIMSYEHIIGGIVAGIISYLFSVKGILPITNEFIGVIISVVIVYLLGKIAESKYGREKISLGSWIMNGILPFYFMWMVVWIMLLNYIVL; this is encoded by the coding sequence ATGGATGAAGTAACAATAATGTCTTATGAACATATCATTGGAGGAATTGTAGCTGGAATAATATCTTATTTATTTAGTGTTAAAGGAATTTTACCTATCACAAATGAATTTATAGGAGTTATAATCTCAGTTGTAATAGTATATTTATTAGGAAAAATAGCAGAAAGTAAGTATGGTCGAGAAAAAATATCATTAGGTTCATGGATAATGAATGGTATTTTACCATTTTATTTCATGTGGATGGTAGTTTGGATTATGTTATTAAACTATATAGTACTCTAA